In Psychrilyobacter piezotolerans, a genomic segment contains:
- a CDS encoding heavy metal translocating P-type ATPase, producing the protein MKREIIYNVKNLHCGGCAAKIEDAVGSLPYVENANLNFMKKTLLIELKEIKENLLEELNKLADNLEPGTVIEEILTKRNTKVTYNVENLHCAGCSSKVENAINELPHVSEATLNFMKKTLVVEFSGERDEFLEEIRILADKIEPGTAILEVEEEDFTEEYVESKKVLTSDKGMTYKEEVGVGIALFLFLLGTFGIEDSTLKLAVLVLAYIVSGGEVVLRSFKNIARGNIFDENFLMTIATFGAFFVGEHSEAVGVMLFYQIGEYFQGRAVNNSRKSIEGLMDIRPDFANIKIGNEVKKVRPESVKVEAVIVVKPGEKIPLDGVIISGKAALDTSALTGEALPVDVKSGDNVLSGSINKNGVIEVEVKKDFYHSTVNKILELVENASNKKAETEKFITKFAKYYTPAVVSVAAVTVIIPPLFGGDFNTWLYRALIFLVISCPCALIISIPLGFFSGIGAASKKGILIKGGNHLEALNKVHAVVFDKTGTITKGNFKVTEVAANEISKEELLYISAYGEAYSNHPIAKSIVKSYGKEIQIEKVKDYKEIEGYGVSLTLEDKKILLGNHKLMETNKIDCPKTDKIGTIVYLAVENEFKGYLVISDELKADSKKAISSIRDLGIKTYMLTGDNESVAADIADKVGIDKVYAGLLPDQKVEIFEKIQSEVHGNVIFVGDGINDAPVLARADVGVAMGGIGSDAAIEAADVVIMTDELTKIVDGIVVAKATRKIVTQNIILVLVIKLVVMGLGLMGEATMWEAIFADVGVAILAIFNSIRILKK; encoded by the coding sequence ATGAAAAGAGAAATTATATACAATGTAAAAAACCTGCATTGCGGCGGCTGTGCTGCTAAGATAGAAGATGCAGTCGGTTCATTGCCATATGTAGAAAATGCTAACTTAAATTTTATGAAAAAAACTTTACTCATTGAATTGAAGGAGATAAAAGAAAACCTTCTGGAGGAGTTGAATAAATTGGCAGATAATTTGGAACCTGGAACAGTAATTGAAGAAATTTTAACTAAAAGAAATACAAAAGTTACCTATAATGTAGAAAACCTGCACTGTGCTGGCTGTTCATCCAAGGTTGAAAATGCAATAAATGAGCTTCCCCATGTTTCGGAAGCTACATTAAATTTTATGAAAAAAACTTTGGTGGTTGAATTCTCCGGGGAGAGAGATGAGTTTTTGGAGGAGATCAGAATCTTAGCTGATAAGATCGAGCCGGGGACGGCTATTTTAGAGGTAGAGGAAGAAGATTTTACCGAGGAATATGTAGAGAGTAAAAAAGTCCTTACATCGGACAAAGGTATGACCTATAAAGAAGAGGTCGGAGTAGGGATTGCATTATTTTTATTTTTACTGGGAACTTTTGGGATAGAAGACAGTACACTTAAACTAGCTGTACTTGTTCTTGCCTATATAGTTTCTGGTGGAGAAGTAGTTTTAAGATCATTTAAAAATATAGCCCGTGGAAATATCTTCGATGAAAATTTCCTGATGACTATTGCAACCTTCGGGGCCTTCTTTGTAGGGGAACATTCAGAAGCTGTCGGAGTTATGCTGTTTTATCAAATAGGAGAATATTTTCAGGGAAGAGCAGTCAATAACTCCAGAAAATCTATCGAAGGATTGATGGACATAAGACCTGACTTTGCAAATATAAAGATCGGTAATGAAGTGAAAAAAGTAAGACCTGAAAGTGTAAAAGTAGAGGCAGTAATTGTGGTTAAACCCGGGGAAAAGATCCCACTGGATGGGGTTATTATATCTGGAAAAGCAGCTCTAGATACCTCTGCATTGACCGGGGAAGCACTTCCTGTAGACGTTAAATCCGGGGACAATGTACTGAGCGGCAGTATCAATAAAAATGGGGTTATAGAAGTTGAAGTAAAGAAAGATTTTTATCACTCCACTGTAAATAAAATATTGGAATTGGTGGAAAATGCCAGCAATAAAAAAGCTGAAACTGAAAAATTTATAACTAAATTTGCTAAATATTATACCCCGGCAGTGGTATCTGTGGCTGCTGTGACGGTGATAATACCGCCATTATTTGGAGGAGATTTTAATACGTGGTTATATAGAGCGTTGATATTTTTAGTTATCTCCTGTCCATGTGCACTGATAATCTCTATACCCCTTGGATTCTTCAGCGGAATCGGTGCTGCATCTAAAAAGGGGATCTTAATAAAAGGCGGAAATCATCTGGAAGCACTTAATAAAGTTCATGCTGTGGTATTTGATAAAACCGGGACTATCACTAAAGGAAATTTTAAGGTTACAGAAGTAGCAGCTAATGAAATTTCAAAAGAAGAACTCCTGTATATATCAGCTTACGGAGAGGCATATTCCAACCATCCTATAGCTAAAAGTATAGTTAAATCTTATGGGAAAGAGATTCAGATAGAAAAAGTAAAAGATTATAAGGAAATTGAGGGATATGGGGTGAGTTTAACTTTAGAGGATAAAAAAATCTTATTAGGAAATCATAAATTGATGGAAACAAATAAGATAGACTGTCCTAAGACAGATAAAATAGGAACTATTGTTTATCTGGCTGTTGAAAATGAATTTAAGGGTTACCTTGTAATCTCAGATGAACTGAAGGCCGACTCAAAAAAAGCAATATCATCTATAAGAGATCTGGGGATAAAAACATATATGTTAACCGGAGACAATGAATCGGTAGCTGCTGATATTGCTGATAAAGTAGGAATAGATAAAGTCTATGCAGGACTATTACCCGATCAAAAGGTAGAGATCTTTGAAAAAATACAATCTGAGGTCCATGGGAATGTTATTTTTGTAGGGGATGGAATAAATGATGCACCTGTTCTGGCTCGTGCTGACGTTGGAGTTGCCATGGGAGGAATTGGCAGTGATGCTGCAATAGAAGCTGCTGATGTGGTTATAATGACCGATGAACTCACAAAGATAGTAGATGGAATTGTTGTTGCAAAAGCCACTAGAAAGATAGTTACACAAAATATTATATTAGTCTTAGTTATAAAGCTGGTTGTTATGGGATTAGGGCTTATGGGAGAAGCTACAATGTGGGAAGCAATTTTTGCAGATGTAGGAGTGGCTATCCTTGCCATATTTAACTCTATCAGAATACTAAAAAAATAA
- a CDS encoding FUSC family protein: protein MLWDAFKIILIGATAYGVSFHFLGGIPSVLSAVSAIGGYLFNLKGLNKKRIILRVINLWILFSLAAFIPYIAKDNTAALVAGTLIFVGVTAFFSLEEYLGGFLAHIPAVYIYIYSFFNKELNDYLKSLAGVLIGILVGYMYIQIFWKSCPNDKMKQTVEEYLDSLIKEVRSCRKGIDIQKTREEGRKAYKIFLNEFYKTSYGSYLGDEKAKKNFEFVLSLHELIEKFRIKNKKEPFTQNKYLELEMFLKDIKSNKDIDLEKLELPMNTVKVIYKNRKNLFSEIERNSDEKYKKNHRTLYYLKESVSLNTTRMRHAIQLAITFTIGIVIFQKSGMVNSVWLPTTMVVIAQPYGMDSKKKIWDRILGTIFGLLVVSIIIAIFPSGKGITVIAVLSVYLSFSLMRVSSIGVVMFATITAVLMSLSYLSPENSYMHRMLYTIMAGAIIFIVEFLLKDRNRSIIKGRLIRMIENDVVFLDEMVKLLKNKEKKHLDGYIVRGYIFRDILIKDLENAGEENSKMILKDSLVFMDKLKLIYSRIRSNDMDKKYIEVLILMSNFIKSSIVSIQTENSEEILNYRGKIEELLDSSIDDTMIIEILELMKHYIENFNNRNYFWKEI, encoded by the coding sequence ATGCTATGGGATGCGTTTAAAATAATCCTTATAGGTGCTACCGCCTATGGAGTAAGTTTTCATTTTTTAGGGGGGATACCCTCAGTTTTGAGTGCTGTATCGGCCATTGGAGGATATCTTTTCAATTTAAAGGGACTGAATAAAAAAAGAATAATTCTCAGGGTTATTAACCTATGGATACTTTTTAGCCTGGCTGCATTCATACCGTATATTGCTAAAGACAATACCGCAGCTTTGGTAGCCGGAACGTTGATATTTGTAGGTGTTACAGCTTTTTTTTCATTGGAGGAGTACTTGGGGGGATTTTTAGCTCATATTCCAGCCGTATATATTTATATCTATTCATTTTTTAATAAGGAACTAAATGATTATCTAAAAAGTTTAGCCGGAGTTTTGATTGGTATTTTAGTGGGGTATATGTATATTCAGATATTTTGGAAGAGCTGTCCCAATGATAAGATGAAACAAACTGTAGAGGAATATTTGGATTCCCTAATAAAAGAGGTGAGGTCCTGCAGGAAGGGGATAGATATCCAAAAAACAAGGGAAGAAGGAAGGAAAGCCTACAAAATTTTTTTAAATGAATTCTATAAAACTTCTTATGGATCATATCTAGGAGATGAAAAGGCAAAAAAGAATTTTGAATTTGTCCTTTCTTTGCATGAACTTATTGAAAAATTTAGAATAAAAAATAAAAAAGAGCCCTTCACTCAAAATAAATACTTGGAGCTTGAAATGTTTTTGAAAGATATAAAAAGTAACAAAGATATAGATTTGGAAAAATTAGAGCTGCCTATGAACACAGTAAAAGTTATCTATAAAAACAGAAAAAATTTATTCTCTGAAATAGAGAGAAATTCAGACGAAAAATACAAAAAAAATCATAGGACACTATATTATCTAAAGGAGAGTGTGTCCCTAAATACAACTAGGATGAGGCATGCCATACAGCTTGCAATAACTTTTACAATAGGAATAGTTATATTTCAAAAATCTGGGATGGTTAACTCAGTTTGGCTGCCAACTACTATGGTAGTTATAGCACAGCCTTATGGGATGGATTCTAAAAAGAAAATTTGGGATAGAATCCTAGGAACAATATTTGGATTACTAGTTGTAAGTATTATAATTGCAATATTTCCAAGCGGTAAAGGAATAACGGTCATTGCTGTATTATCTGTGTATCTATCTTTTTCTTTAATGAGGGTTTCATCTATCGGAGTTGTAATGTTTGCGACAATTACTGCTGTACTCATGAGTTTATCATATCTATCACCGGAAAATAGTTATATGCATAGGATGTTATATACAATTATGGCAGGGGCAATAATCTTTATTGTAGAATTTTTGCTAAAGGATAGAAATAGATCGATAATAAAAGGAAGATTGATTAGAATGATTGAAAATGATGTTGTTTTTTTGGATGAAATGGTAAAACTTTTAAAAAATAAAGAAAAAAAACATTTAGATGGATATATTGTAAGAGGTTATATTTTTAGGGATATCCTTATAAAAGATCTAGAAAATGCAGGTGAAGAAAACAGTAAGATGATACTAAAAGACAGTCTTGTGTTTATGGATAAATTGAAATTAATATATTCCAGAATAAGAAGTAATGATATGGATAAAAAATATATAGAAGTTTTGATTTTAATGAGTAACTTTATAAAAAGCTCTATAGTTTCTATACAAACAGAGAATTCAGAAGAAATATTAAACTACAGGGGAAAAATAGAAGAATTATTAGACAGCTCTATAGATGATACCATGATAATAGAAATTTTAGAATTGATGAAACATTATATAGAAAATTTTAACAATAGAAATTATTTTTGGAAAGAAATATAA
- a CDS encoding L-lactate permease — MLLFTALIAVVFPLLFLVILKMPAKKGMALSYVILFLGAYFIWGMELKVLAASSLQGIHKALTILLILLGAMVLLNMLKNTGAITRLNKGFKALSEDMRILAIILAFLFGALLEGVSGFGAPVAVVGALMVALEFQPLTAAILVLIANSTPVPFGAVGTPIFVGLSNVSGLSTQDYGSIATLITKLDIFLGTFMPLLLVVVLVLSFGKKNKIKSILEMAPWSILIGLVYTLSAYLYAELVGPEFVSILAPITGLFAATMTCKMKFLIPKHIWIEALDEEAKVEIESSESDMSLFRAWVPYILVVLVLLTTRIFPVIKNFTTSAIDLSWKNIMGFEQISGKWPLLYSPGTVLILIAFLTIFLQKSNYNSFKRACLTSFGQVKNTTLILFPTLALVQIFSNSWINGLGYASMPQYIATTMSSSFAESWIFIAPFIGMLGTFISGSGTVSNLTFGAIQHDVANIINLNPTLILAEQTLGAGVGHIICVNVVVAACTVVGLSGKEGIVIRKVFVPSVLYSLGIGVVAFAFS; from the coding sequence ATGTTATTATTTACAGCCCTTATTGCAGTGGTCTTTCCCCTGTTATTTTTAGTTATTTTAAAGATGCCTGCTAAAAAAGGAATGGCATTGAGTTATGTAATTTTATTTCTGGGTGCTTATTTCATTTGGGGTATGGAATTAAAAGTTTTAGCGGCTTCATCACTTCAAGGAATCCATAAAGCACTGACTATACTTCTCATACTCTTGGGTGCTATGGTTCTTTTAAATATGTTAAAAAACACAGGTGCCATCACAAGATTAAACAAGGGGTTTAAAGCCCTTTCTGAAGATATGAGAATTTTAGCTATAATACTGGCATTTTTATTTGGTGCTCTCCTCGAAGGAGTTTCTGGATTTGGTGCTCCTGTTGCCGTTGTTGGTGCTTTAATGGTGGCATTAGAATTTCAGCCATTAACTGCTGCTATATTAGTACTTATTGCAAATAGTACTCCTGTTCCATTTGGAGCTGTAGGAACTCCAATTTTTGTAGGACTTAGTAATGTTTCAGGGTTAAGCACACAAGATTATGGCAGTATAGCAACATTGATAACTAAGCTAGATATCTTTCTTGGAACCTTTATGCCGCTGCTTCTTGTAGTGGTCTTAGTATTATCATTTGGTAAAAAAAACAAGATAAAATCTATACTCGAGATGGCTCCTTGGTCTATCCTGATAGGCCTAGTCTATACATTATCTGCATATTTATATGCAGAACTTGTGGGACCTGAATTTGTTTCTATCCTTGCTCCTATTACTGGACTTTTCGCAGCTACCATGACTTGTAAAATGAAATTTTTAATTCCTAAACACATATGGATAGAAGCTTTAGATGAAGAGGCAAAGGTAGAAATAGAAAGTTCTGAGAGTGATATGTCATTATTTAGAGCTTGGGTTCCATATATCCTTGTAGTTCTAGTTTTACTAACTACTAGAATATTTCCAGTTATCAAAAATTTTACAACTTCAGCTATAGATCTTTCATGGAAAAATATAATGGGGTTTGAGCAAATCTCCGGTAAGTGGCCTCTATTATATTCTCCAGGAACTGTATTGATACTAATAGCATTTTTAACTATATTTCTTCAAAAATCAAACTACAATTCATTTAAAAGAGCTTGTTTAACTTCATTCGGACAAGTAAAAAATACTACATTGATATTATTTCCTACACTGGCTCTGGTACAGATATTTTCCAACTCGTGGATCAATGGTCTCGGTTATGCATCTATGCCGCAATATATAGCCACCACAATGAGTTCTTCATTTGCAGAATCTTGGATCTTTATTGCCCCATTTATAGGGATGCTTGGAACCTTTATTTCTGGAAGTGGTACGGTGTCAAATCTTACCTTTGGAGCTATTCAACATGATGTGGCAAATATAATAAATTTAAACCCTACACTAATACTTGCTGAACAAACTCTTGGAGCAGGAGTAGGTCATATAATTTGTGTTAATGTAGTTGTAGCAGCATGTACTGTCGTTGGGCTTTCTGGTAAGGAAGGTATAGTAATTAGAAAGGTATTTGTACCTAGTGTTTTATACTCATTGGGTATAGGTGTTGTAGCCTTTGCTTTTAGTTAG
- a CDS encoding FAD-binding oxidoreductase, with the protein MHNKYKEIDINDFENIKKLIGDAERVLFKDEINPDYSHDELGGIDKMPDILVKAHSAKEISDIMKYAYENHIPVTARGSGTGLVGACVPLFGGIVIETTGMNKILELDEENLTLTLEPGVLLMEISKYVEEKDFFYPPDPGEKSATIGGNISTNAGGMRAVKYGVTRDYVRGLEVVLPNGEIIEVGGKVVKNSSGYSIKDLIIGSEGTLGIITKVILKLIPLPKHTISLLVPFEDLNTAIDAVPSIIKSKAIPTAIEFLQREVIFAAEEYLGKIFPDKSSDSYLLLTFDGNSKEQVEKDYEKVADLCLEIGALDAYLVDTEERKEAVWSARGAFLEAIHGSTDEMDECDVVVPRNNVAEFIKYTKILAKEFDIRIPSFGHAGDGNLHVYICKDSMDVELWNKKRADVFEKMYDKSLELGGLVSGEHGIGFAKKEYMFNQYNGGHLNLMVGIKEIFDPKNILNPGKVCK; encoded by the coding sequence ATGCATAATAAATACAAAGAAATAGATATAAATGATTTTGAAAATATAAAAAAATTAATAGGAGATGCTGAAAGGGTACTCTTTAAAGATGAGATCAATCCAGACTACTCCCATGATGAATTAGGTGGGATAGACAAAATGCCGGATATACTGGTAAAAGCTCATTCTGCTAAGGAAATTTCTGATATTATGAAATATGCCTATGAAAATCATATTCCTGTAACTGCCAGAGGATCAGGAACAGGTCTTGTAGGAGCATGTGTTCCTCTTTTCGGAGGAATAGTTATCGAGACTACAGGGATGAATAAGATCTTAGAATTAGACGAAGAAAACTTAACTCTGACATTAGAGCCGGGAGTATTGCTTATGGAAATAAGTAAATATGTAGAAGAGAAAGATTTCTTCTATCCACCAGATCCAGGGGAAAAGAGTGCAACAATCGGAGGAAATATAAGTACCAATGCAGGTGGGATGAGAGCTGTAAAGTATGGTGTAACCAGGGATTATGTGAGGGGATTAGAAGTGGTTCTTCCCAACGGAGAAATTATTGAAGTGGGTGGAAAAGTAGTAAAAAACTCTTCTGGTTATAGTATAAAAGATTTAATCATAGGTTCTGAAGGAACTTTGGGGATTATCACAAAGGTAATTTTAAAATTAATCCCGCTGCCTAAGCATACGATAAGTCTGCTGGTTCCATTTGAAGACCTGAACACTGCTATCGATGCAGTACCGAGTATTATTAAGTCTAAAGCTATTCCTACAGCTATCGAGTTTTTACAAAGGGAAGTAATCTTTGCTGCAGAAGAATATTTAGGAAAAATATTCCCGGATAAATCCAGTGATTCCTACCTCTTATTAACTTTTGACGGGAACTCAAAGGAGCAGGTAGAAAAAGACTATGAAAAAGTAGCTGACCTGTGCCTGGAAATAGGGGCTTTGGATGCTTATTTAGTAGATACAGAGGAAAGAAAGGAAGCTGTTTGGTCTGCCAGAGGAGCATTTTTAGAAGCAATCCATGGGTCCACCGATGAAATGGATGAATGTGATGTAGTAGTACCTAGAAATAATGTAGCAGAATTTATTAAATATACAAAAATTTTAGCTAAAGAATTTGATATCAGAATCCCTAGTTTTGGTCATGCTGGAGACGGAAATCTGCATGTTTATATCTGTAAAGATAGTATGGATGTTGAATTATGGAATAAAAAAAGAGCAGATGTCTTTGAAAAAATGTATGATAAATCCTTAGAATTAGGAGGATTAGTATCTGGAGAGCATGGGATTGGATTTGCTAAGAAGGAATATATGTTCAATCAGTACAATGGAGGTCATCTTAATTTAATGGTTGGTATAAAAGAAATATTTGATCCAAAAAATATACTAAACCCTGGAAAAGTCTGCAAATAA
- a CDS encoding electron transfer flavoprotein subunit alpha/FixB family protein, whose amino-acid sequence MAKLVINHDKINHKKMMELIELCPFNAIEEQDGLTYINSGCKMCKLCVKNGNGTIDFVEDETVTSVNKKLWNGITVYIDHFHGVINPVSLELIGKARELAGEINHPVQAILIGSDVKEIAEELEHYGVDQIHVYDYKELEHFKVQNYTEVFADYIDKKKPSSILVGATTLGRSLAPRVAARFRTGLTADCTILEMKPNTDLVQIRPAFGGNIMAQIVTERHRPQLCTVRAKIFDAPERTVEKNGETINHQIDIKKLNSEIQVLDIVKKDKEVSIADAEVIVAVGRAIVKEEDLKMIQEFADLVDGKIACTRPLIECGWLSNKLQVGLSGRTVKPKLLFAFGIHGAVQFTAGMNGSETIVAVNIDEQAPIFDVAHYGIVGDLYKVIPKLAEEIKKDRKITF is encoded by the coding sequence ATGGCTAAATTAGTTATAAATCACGATAAAATAAATCATAAAAAAATGATGGAATTAATAGAATTATGTCCCTTCAATGCAATTGAAGAACAAGATGGTCTGACATATATAAATTCAGGATGTAAGATGTGTAAACTCTGTGTTAAAAATGGTAATGGAACTATTGACTTTGTAGAAGATGAAACTGTAACAAGTGTTAATAAAAAATTATGGAACGGAATAACTGTTTATATAGATCATTTTCATGGTGTAATAAATCCAGTATCTTTAGAATTGATAGGTAAAGCCAGGGAATTGGCTGGAGAAATAAATCATCCGGTTCAAGCTATTTTAATTGGTTCAGATGTAAAAGAAATAGCAGAAGAATTAGAGCATTATGGAGTAGATCAAATTCATGTCTACGACTATAAAGAATTAGAGCATTTTAAAGTTCAAAACTATACCGAGGTATTCGCCGACTATATCGATAAGAAAAAACCATCTTCCATATTGGTAGGAGCTACAACATTAGGAAGATCTTTGGCTCCAAGAGTAGCCGCAAGATTCAGAACAGGACTTACTGCAGATTGTACTATCCTGGAAATGAAACCTAATACAGACCTGGTGCAGATAAGACCGGCATTTGGCGGGAATATAATGGCACAAATAGTTACAGAAAGACATAGACCTCAGTTATGTACTGTGAGAGCTAAAATATTTGATGCTCCTGAAAGAACAGTAGAAAAAAATGGGGAAACAATAAATCATCAGATCGATATAAAGAAATTAAATTCAGAAATTCAAGTTTTGGATATAGTAAAAAAAGATAAGGAAGTATCTATAGCTGACGCAGAAGTAATTGTAGCTGTAGGAAGAGCGATAGTAAAAGAAGAAGATCTTAAGATGATTCAGGAGTTTGCAGATCTTGTAGATGGAAAAATAGCTTGCACCAGACCTCTTATAGAGTGCGGATGGCTAAGCAATAAATTACAGGTTGGACTCAGTGGAAGAACTGTAAAACCAAAATTATTATTTGCATTTGGAATCCATGGAGCAGTTCAGTTTACTGCTGGGATGAATGGTTCTGAAACAATAGTTGCTGTAAATATAGATGAACAGGCTCCAATATTTGATGTGGCACATTATGGAATTGTAGGAGATTTATACAAGGTTATTCCAAAATTGGCAGAAGAAATAAAAAAAGATAGAAAAATCACTTTTTAA
- a CDS encoding electron transfer flavoprotein subunit beta/FixA family protein, with the protein MKIAVCIKQVPGGTNVQVDPVTGVLLRDGVDSKINPYDLYALESAFQIKNQVSSEIGVLSMGPPQAKAVIKESFSMGVDTGVLLSDRKFAGADVLATSYALAQGLKAMGEIDLIICGKQTTDGDTAQVGPEMAEYLSIPHISNISKILEVTSESLTVEADMGETIEIQTIGYPCLITVEKGIYSPRLPSYKNKLKTATREIKVLTFDDLDDKDEKKYGLNGSPTQVERIFNPPKNADKEMLSGDEAAVGLFDILKKRKII; encoded by the coding sequence ATGAAAATTGCCGTTTGTATAAAACAAGTACCTGGAGGTACTAATGTTCAGGTTGATCCGGTTACAGGAGTACTGCTAAGAGATGGTGTTGATTCTAAGATAAACCCATATGATCTCTATGCTTTAGAATCTGCATTTCAAATAAAAAATCAAGTCAGCAGTGAAATAGGAGTCCTATCTATGGGCCCTCCCCAGGCCAAAGCTGTGATTAAAGAATCATTTTCTATGGGAGTAGACACCGGGGTATTACTTTCCGACAGGAAGTTTGCCGGAGCCGATGTACTGGCAACTTCTTATGCTTTAGCTCAAGGGTTAAAAGCAATGGGAGAGATAGACCTCATAATCTGCGGGAAACAAACTACCGATGGGGATACAGCTCAGGTAGGACCAGAAATGGCGGAGTATTTATCGATACCCCATATTTCGAATATAAGTAAAATATTGGAAGTAACTTCAGAAAGTTTAACTGTAGAAGCAGATATGGGAGAAACTATCGAGATACAGACTATTGGTTACCCATGTTTAATTACAGTGGAAAAGGGGATCTATTCTCCTAGACTGCCATCTTATAAAAACAAATTAAAAACAGCTACCAGAGAGATAAAAGTTTTAACTTTTGATGATTTAGACGATAAAGATGAAAAAAAATATGGTTTAAATGGGTCTCCGACTCAGGTAGAAAGAATATTTAATCCTCCTAAAAATGCAGATAAAGAGATGCTTTCAGGGGACGAAGCTGCGGTTGGATTATTTGATATATTGAAAAAGAGAAAAATTATCTAG
- a CDS encoding FadR/GntR family transcriptional regulator codes for MEERKFHKLIEHIKKEIKSGNLKNGSQIYPERTLAENLNIGRSSVREGIKILEIIGLIESKRGGGNYITNDFKNMLCNPLSLAFELQKGKIRDVIELRKMLELSNAEFMIKRVTLEEIQQVEKIYEKMLNCNDIERLADLDRDFHLLMMSFSKNILLTTIISAISELLEESIIASRDMVLEKFGKEKIDFDHKKILESLKNRDEEGLKNSLRLHFDNIDKSLPNLD; via the coding sequence ATGGAAGAAAGAAAATTTCATAAATTAATAGAGCATATAAAAAAGGAAATAAAATCGGGTAATTTAAAAAATGGATCCCAGATATATCCGGAACGTACCCTGGCTGAAAATCTGAATATTGGGAGATCATCGGTAAGGGAAGGAATCAAAATATTAGAAATAATTGGTTTGATTGAAAGTAAAAGAGGCGGAGGAAACTATATCACCAATGATTTTAAAAATATGTTATGCAACCCATTATCTCTGGCTTTTGAACTGCAAAAGGGAAAGATAAGAGATGTTATAGAACTCAGAAAGATGCTGGAGCTTTCCAATGCAGAATTCATGATTAAGAGGGTAACTCTAGAGGAGATACAGCAGGTTGAAAAAATTTATGAGAAAATGTTAAATTGTAATGATATTGAAAGATTAGCTGATTTAGACAGAGATTTTCACCTTTTAATGATGTCGTTTTCTAAAAATATTTTATTGACTACAATCATTTCTGCTATATCCGAACTCTTAGAAGAATCAATAATAGCTTCTAGAGATATGGTTTTAGAAAAATTCGGGAAGGAAAAAATAGACTTTGATCATAAGAAAATTTTAGAATCTCTAAAAAACAGGGATGAAGAAGGATTGAAAAATAGTTTAAGGCTCCATTTTGATAATATAGATAAAAGTCTTCCAAATTTAGATTAA